One part of the Streptomyces lydicus genome encodes these proteins:
- the thiC gene encoding phosphomethylpyrimidine synthase ThiC, whose protein sequence is MTLKDARTPENGTGASASGEPQIGWHKGYVSGSRPDLRVPVRRVHLTNGKDVTLYDTSGPYTDPQIETDVRRGLAPLRENWIVARGDTEEYAGRPMRPEDDGLKHTSPRGGLKNLDAVFPGRPRQPRRGRNGAAVTQLAYARRGEVTAEMEYVALRENVAPEFVRDEIAAGRAVLPANVNHPEIEPMIIGKNFLVKVNANIGNSAVTSSIEEEVEKMTWATRWGADTVMDLSTGRNIHTTREWVLRNSPVPIGTVPLYQALEKVDGRAEELTWEIYKDTVIEQAEQGVDYMTVHAGVLLRYVPLTARRKTGIVSRGGSIMAAWCLAHHKESFLYTHFEELCEILASYDVTYSLGDGLRPGSIADANDEAQFAELKTLGELNTIAKRHGVQTMIEGPGHVPMHKIKENIDLQQEICEEAPFYTLGPLTTDIAPAYDHITSGIGAAMIAWWGTAMLCYVTPKEHLGLPDRDDVKTGVITYKIAAHAADLAKGHPGAQEWDDALSDARFEFRWEDQFNLALDPDTARAFHDETLPAEPAKTAHFCSMCGPKFCSMKISRSITEQFGGDQGSTPEDIEAGMLEKSKEFAASGNRVYLPLAD, encoded by the coding sequence ATGACTCTGAAGGATGCACGCACGCCCGAAAACGGAACGGGTGCCAGCGCGAGCGGTGAGCCGCAGATCGGCTGGCACAAGGGCTATGTCTCCGGATCGCGTCCGGACCTCCGGGTCCCGGTCCGGCGGGTGCACCTCACCAACGGCAAGGACGTGACGCTCTACGACACGTCAGGGCCGTACACCGATCCCCAGATCGAAACCGATGTCCGCCGCGGTCTGGCGCCGCTGCGGGAGAACTGGATCGTCGCGCGCGGCGACACCGAGGAGTACGCGGGCCGGCCCATGCGTCCGGAGGACGACGGCCTCAAGCACACCTCACCGCGCGGCGGACTCAAGAACCTCGACGCGGTCTTCCCCGGTCGCCCACGCCAGCCGCGCCGCGGCCGTAACGGCGCCGCGGTGACCCAGCTCGCCTACGCCCGGCGCGGCGAGGTCACCGCGGAGATGGAGTACGTCGCACTCCGCGAGAACGTCGCGCCGGAGTTCGTGCGGGACGAGATCGCGGCCGGCCGCGCGGTGCTGCCGGCCAACGTCAACCACCCGGAGATCGAGCCGATGATCATCGGCAAGAACTTCCTGGTGAAGGTGAACGCCAACATCGGTAATTCGGCGGTCACTTCCTCCATCGAGGAGGAGGTGGAGAAGATGACGTGGGCGACCCGCTGGGGCGCCGACACGGTGATGGACCTCTCCACCGGCCGCAACATCCACACCACCCGCGAGTGGGTCCTGCGCAACTCCCCCGTCCCGATCGGCACCGTCCCCCTCTACCAGGCCCTGGAGAAGGTCGACGGCAGGGCCGAGGAGCTGACCTGGGAGATCTACAAGGACACCGTCATCGAGCAGGCCGAGCAGGGCGTCGACTACATGACGGTGCACGCCGGGGTGCTGCTCCGCTACGTCCCGCTGACGGCCCGCAGGAAGACCGGCATCGTCTCCCGCGGTGGCTCGATCATGGCGGCCTGGTGCCTGGCACACCACAAGGAGTCGTTCCTCTACACGCACTTCGAGGAGCTCTGCGAGATCCTCGCCTCCTACGACGTCACCTACTCGCTCGGCGACGGCCTGCGCCCCGGCTCCATCGCGGACGCCAACGACGAGGCGCAGTTCGCGGAGCTGAAGACGCTCGGTGAGCTGAACACCATCGCCAAGCGGCATGGCGTACAGACCATGATCGAGGGCCCGGGCCACGTCCCGATGCACAAGATCAAGGAGAACATCGACCTCCAGCAGGAGATCTGCGAGGAGGCGCCGTTCTACACGCTCGGCCCGCTGACCACCGACATCGCGCCCGCCTACGACCACATCACCTCCGGTATCGGCGCCGCGATGATCGCCTGGTGGGGCACCGCGATGCTCTGCTACGTCACGCCCAAGGAGCACCTGGGCCTGCCGGATCGCGACGACGTCAAGACCGGCGTCATCACCTACAAGATCGCGGCTCATGCGGCGGACCTGGCCAAGGGCCACCCGGGCGCCCAGGAGTGGGACGACGCGCTCTCCGACGCGCGCTTCGAATTCCGCTGGGAGGACCAGTTCAACCTGGCCCTCGACCCGGACACGGCCCGCGCCTTCCACGACGAGACGCTGCCCGCGGAGCCCGCGAAGACGGCCCACTTCTGCTCGATGTGCGGCCCGAAGTTCTGCTCGATGAAGATCAGCAGGAGCATCACGGAGCAGTTCGGCGGCGACCAGGGCTCGACCCCCGAGGACATCGAGGCCGGGATGCTGGAGAAGTCCAAGGAGTTCGCGGCTTCCGGAAACCGGGTCTATCTGCCCCTGGCCGACTGA
- a CDS encoding YibE/F family protein yields the protein MTLHESHSHPAAHSHAHSHGPAAPVSRHLRKVIAAVLIPFAAAVAVGLIVLWPGGAPPHKPSGVGFDQPTEKAHVIKVVEVNCADVHAEQQPQPPSPTGQQPSGGAAKGRSCEQATIKVTTGQNTGRTFRTVVTPDALRHYTTGQDVVVAYSPKAPRELQYSVSDVDRSLPMWILAAIFALAVVIVGRLRGVLALVALAASFVVLTLFILPAILQGSDPLVVAVVGGSAIMLIALYMCHGLTARTSVAVLGTLASLVLIALLGSVFINWALLTGNTDDTTGLVHGLYPDIEIRGLLLAGIIIGSLGVLDDVTVTQTAAVWELKEADPSAGWRKLYGSAMRIGRDHIASVVNTLVLAYAGAALPLLLLFSIAQSSVGTVATSEVVAEEIVRTLVGSIGLVASVPLTTLLAALVVSADRRSEGTRETRGSDAAGGGGAPAGGRAARRGGHGRRRKR from the coding sequence GTGACCCTGCACGAGTCCCACTCCCATCCCGCCGCCCATTCCCACGCCCACAGTCATGGACCCGCTGCACCTGTCTCCCGGCATCTGCGCAAGGTCATCGCGGCGGTGCTGATCCCGTTCGCGGCCGCGGTGGCGGTCGGCCTGATCGTGCTCTGGCCGGGCGGCGCGCCGCCTCACAAGCCGTCCGGCGTCGGCTTCGACCAGCCCACCGAGAAGGCGCACGTGATCAAGGTGGTGGAGGTGAACTGCGCGGATGTGCATGCCGAGCAGCAGCCCCAGCCGCCGTCGCCGACGGGTCAACAGCCGAGCGGGGGAGCGGCCAAGGGCAGGTCGTGCGAGCAGGCCACGATCAAGGTCACCACGGGCCAGAACACCGGGCGCACCTTCCGGACAGTGGTGACGCCGGACGCCTTGCGGCACTACACGACCGGGCAGGACGTGGTGGTGGCGTACTCCCCCAAAGCGCCCAGGGAGTTGCAGTACTCGGTCAGCGATGTCGACCGGTCCCTCCCGATGTGGATACTGGCCGCGATCTTCGCGTTGGCGGTGGTGATCGTCGGCCGGCTGCGCGGCGTCCTCGCACTGGTCGCGCTGGCAGCCAGCTTCGTCGTGCTGACCCTGTTCATCCTCCCGGCGATCCTCCAGGGCTCCGATCCGCTGGTGGTGGCGGTCGTCGGGGGCAGCGCGATCATGCTGATCGCGCTGTACATGTGCCACGGACTGACCGCCCGTACGTCGGTGGCGGTGCTCGGCACCCTGGCCTCGCTGGTGCTGATCGCGCTGCTCGGATCGGTCTTCATCAACTGGGCGCTGCTGACCGGCAATACGGACGACACCACCGGGCTGGTGCACGGCCTGTATCCGGACATCGAGATCCGCGGTCTCCTGCTGGCGGGGATCATCATCGGGTCGCTGGGTGTGCTCGACGACGTGACGGTGACCCAGACCGCCGCGGTCTGGGAGCTGAAGGAGGCGGATCCGTCGGCGGGCTGGCGCAAGCTGTACGGCTCGGCGATGCGGATCGGCCGGGACCACATCGCTTCCGTCGTCAACACCCTCGTTCTGGCCTACGCGGGCGCCGCACTCCCGTTGCTTTTGCTGTTTTCGATCGCACAGAGCAGCGTCGGCACGGTCGCCACGAGCGAGGTGGTCGCCGAGGAGATCGTCCGCACGCTGGTCGGCAGCATCGGGCTCGTCGCCTCGGTGCCGCTGACGACGCTGCTCGCGGCCCTGGTCGTCTCGGCGGACCGCCGGAGCGAGGGCACGCGGGAGACGCGGGGGTCGGACGCGGCGGGCGGGGGTGGGGCCCCGGCCGGCGGCAGGGCGGCCCGGCGCGGCGGCCACGGCCGGCGACGCAAGCGCTGA
- a CDS encoding SsgA family sporulation/cell division regulator, which yields MTDTVQAEVIMSFVVSEELAFRIPVGLDFDRADPYAVRLTFDLPGDAPVTWAFGRELLLDGLSRPSGEGDVRIEPASPEHLGEVFINLQVGSERALFKVSAAPLVAFLDRTDRLVPLGEEEVCDTLEAVLDRILTEAPAG from the coding sequence ATGACCGACACAGTTCAGGCAGAAGTGATCATGAGCTTCGTCGTCTCGGAGGAGCTCGCGTTCCGGATCCCGGTGGGGCTGGACTTCGACCGCGCCGATCCGTACGCCGTCCGCCTCACCTTCGACCTGCCCGGCGACGCTCCCGTCACCTGGGCGTTCGGCCGTGAGTTGCTGCTGGACGGACTGAGCCGCCCGTCCGGGGAGGGCGACGTGCGGATCGAGCCGGCCTCCCCCGAGCACCTCGGCGAGGTCTTCATCAACCTCCAAGTGGGCAGCGAGCGCGCCCTGTTCAAGGTCAGCGCGGCGCCGCTGGTGGCCTTCCTGGACCGTACGGACCGGCTGGTACCGCTCGGTGAGGAAGAGGTCTGCGACACGCTGGAGGCCGTACTCGACCGGATCCTGACGGAGGCCCCGGCGGGCTGA
- a CDS encoding IclR family transcriptional regulator — protein MVNGESASQPTLIGSVQRALRLLEAVGTHPEGAPAKQLARETGIPLPTSYHLLRTLTHEGYLRREDGVFVLGAAVEVIGRAGARSRQRLRISEALAVAGRELDAAVYFAVYREGEVDVVAVTDDPERPPVEEWADFRTTAHAHAIGQSLLAQIDEASRREHLSRYPVQSITPFSVRTEDDLLHRLDTVRRGQVAYESQEYALGTVCAAIPLQVGAAAATLAVSLPADELHRLRSVTARLRKMAESTLTTLAFSISI, from the coding sequence GTGGTGAACGGCGAATCCGCCTCTCAGCCCACCTTGATCGGCTCGGTGCAGCGGGCGCTGCGGCTGCTGGAGGCGGTGGGTACCCACCCCGAGGGTGCGCCGGCCAAGCAGCTCGCCCGGGAGACCGGAATCCCCCTTCCGACGAGCTACCACCTGCTGCGGACCCTGACGCACGAGGGCTATCTGCGGCGTGAGGACGGCGTCTTCGTCCTCGGTGCCGCGGTGGAGGTCATCGGCCGGGCCGGGGCCAGGTCCCGGCAGCGGTTGCGGATCTCCGAGGCACTGGCCGTGGCGGGCCGGGAGCTGGACGCCGCCGTCTACTTCGCCGTCTACCGCGAGGGCGAGGTGGACGTCGTCGCGGTCACGGACGACCCGGAGCGGCCACCGGTGGAGGAGTGGGCCGACTTCCGCACCACCGCACACGCTCACGCCATCGGGCAGTCTCTGCTCGCGCAGATTGACGAGGCGTCCAGGAGGGAGCATCTGTCGCGGTACCCCGTGCAGTCGATAACGCCCTTTTCCGTACGAACTGAGGACGATCTGCTGCACCGTTTGGACACGGTGCGTCGCGGTCAAGTGGCCTACGAGAGCCAGGAATATGCTCTGGGCACGGTGTGCGCGGCCATTCCCCTCCAGGTCGGCGCGGCTGCCGCGACGCTCGCCGTATCCCTTCCGGCCGACGAACTGCATCGATTGCGGTCGGTTACGGCTCGACTACGGAAAATGGCGGAGTCGACACTAACGACACTCGCCTTCTCTATCAGTATCTGA
- a CDS encoding DUF5326 family protein, giving the protein MAGKGIFAGLPWWVTWVVIPVVLIVVFGGMIATALGFLVGLLFKVLIAAALIAGVIYLVRRVSGSSSSSKSDW; this is encoded by the coding sequence GTGGCTGGTAAGGGGATATTCGCGGGGCTTCCGTGGTGGGTCACCTGGGTCGTGATCCCCGTCGTCCTGATCGTGGTCTTCGGCGGCATGATCGCCACCGCGCTGGGCTTCCTGGTCGGCTTGCTGTTCAAGGTGCTCATCGCGGCGGCTCTGATAGCCGGAGTGATCTACCTCGTCCGCCGGGTCAGCGGTTCGTCGTCCTCGTCGAAGAGCGACTGGTAA
- a CDS encoding cupin domain-containing protein, which translates to MKSFRLDELEAERAANDGAYLQFIRERNMSVGLYALDAGSVDPQQPHRQDEVYFVVSGRGAITIGAETEPVARGSVIYVPAGVPHKFHHISEDLRVMVVFSPPES; encoded by the coding sequence ATGAAGAGCTTCAGACTGGATGAACTGGAAGCGGAACGGGCCGCGAACGACGGTGCTTATCTCCAGTTCATCCGGGAACGCAACATGTCGGTCGGCCTGTACGCGCTGGACGCGGGGAGCGTCGACCCCCAGCAGCCGCACCGCCAGGACGAGGTGTACTTCGTGGTCAGCGGCCGGGGGGCGATCACCATCGGCGCGGAGACGGAGCCGGTGGCACGCGGCAGCGTGATCTATGTGCCGGCGGGGGTGCCGCACAAGTTCCACCACATCAGTGAGGATCTCCGGGTGATGGTGGTCTTCTCTCCTCCTGAGAGCTAA
- a CDS encoding phage holin family protein, which translates to MKHFLVKTIANAAALAVAIWLLKDITLTGENTGRKILTLVLVALIFGLVNFLVKPVVKLLSFPLFILTLGLITLVVNALMLLLTSWLAGKADLAFHVAGFWPALLGGVIISIVSWAMHMVLPDED; encoded by the coding sequence ATGAAGCATTTTCTGGTCAAGACGATCGCCAACGCCGCGGCGCTTGCCGTGGCCATCTGGCTGCTCAAGGACATCACGCTGACCGGCGAGAACACCGGCCGCAAGATACTGACCCTGGTCCTGGTCGCGCTGATCTTCGGGTTGGTGAACTTCCTCGTCAAGCCCGTCGTGAAGCTGCTGTCCTTCCCCCTGTTCATCCTCACGCTCGGCCTCATCACTCTGGTCGTGAACGCGCTGATGCTGTTGCTGACCTCCTGGCTCGCCGGCAAGGCCGACCTGGCCTTCCACGTGGCGGGCTTCTGGCCGGCACTGCTCGGCGGCGTGATCATCTCCATCGTCTCCTGGGCGATGCACATGGTCCTTCCCGACGAGGACTGA
- a CDS encoding low molecular weight protein-tyrosine-phosphatase gives MTAPFRICFVCTGNICRSPMAESVFRSRLAEDGLDGLVEVDSAGTGGWHEGDGADPRTVAALRAAGYETAHTARQFHASWFDRLDLVIALDSGHLRALRRLAPTPQDAAKVRLLRSYADEGAGEGAGEAHDLDVPDPYYGDFAGFEECLEMVEAASDGLLAAVRTSVAARTVIQARAPESDDDHRPAPAPAHPQEKESA, from the coding sequence TTGACCGCCCCCTTCCGCATCTGCTTCGTCTGCACCGGCAACATCTGCCGGTCGCCGATGGCCGAGTCCGTCTTCCGCAGCCGCCTCGCGGAGGACGGGCTCGACGGCCTGGTCGAGGTGGACAGCGCGGGCACCGGCGGCTGGCACGAGGGCGACGGGGCCGATCCGCGCACGGTCGCCGCGCTCCGGGCGGCCGGCTATGAAACCGCTCACACCGCCCGGCAGTTCCACGCCTCCTGGTTCGACCGTCTCGACCTCGTCATCGCGCTCGATTCCGGCCACCTCCGGGCACTGCGCCGGCTGGCCCCCACCCCGCAGGACGCCGCCAAGGTCCGGCTGCTGCGCTCGTACGCGGACGAGGGCGCCGGCGAGGGCGCGGGCGAGGCGCACGACCTCGACGTACCCGATCCCTACTACGGCGACTTCGCGGGCTTCGAGGAGTGCCTGGAGATGGTCGAGGCCGCCAGCGACGGCCTGCTGGCAGCGGTCCGTACCTCGGTCGCGGCCCGCACCGTGATCCAGGCCCGCGCGCCCGAGTCCGACGACGACCACCGGCCGGCGCCGGCCCCCGCACACCCGCAGGAGAAGGAGAGCGCATGA
- a CDS encoding cystathionine gamma-lyase, whose amino-acid sequence MTGDGTRVVRAGLPEPAAYEPTLPGPVFAAHFHLPGDAVGPYTYGRDANPTWTRLEQAIGELESPDESAHTVAFASGMAAISAVLFSQLRAGDAVVLPSDGYQLLPAVRSRLESYGIEVRTAPTAQDAQLEVLDGARLLWIETPSNPGLDVCDIRRLAKAAHRVGALVAVDNTLATPLGQRPLDLGADFSVASGTKALTGHGDVLLGYVSTRDAALADSVRLWRKTVGAIPGPMESWLAHRSLATLALRVRQQSAGASALAAALADRPEVTGLRHPGLPSDPSHELAARQMRPGHFGSVVSFALPDKARAERFLSALTLVDDATSFGGVRSSAERRARWGGDAVSEGFIRFSVGVEEPADLVADVLRALDLAADDTAAN is encoded by the coding sequence ATGACGGGCGACGGCACCCGCGTCGTACGAGCCGGGCTTCCGGAGCCGGCGGCCTATGAGCCGACGCTTCCCGGGCCGGTGTTCGCGGCGCACTTCCACCTCCCCGGCGACGCCGTCGGTCCGTACACCTACGGCCGGGACGCCAACCCCACCTGGACGCGTCTGGAACAGGCCATCGGCGAGCTCGAATCGCCGGACGAGAGCGCACACACCGTGGCCTTCGCCTCCGGGATGGCGGCGATCAGCGCCGTCCTCTTCTCCCAGCTGCGCGCCGGCGACGCGGTGGTCCTCCCCAGCGACGGCTACCAGCTGCTGCCGGCCGTCCGCTCCCGCCTGGAGAGCTACGGCATCGAGGTCCGTACCGCGCCGACCGCCCAGGACGCGCAGCTGGAGGTGCTGGACGGCGCCCGGCTGCTGTGGATCGAGACGCCGTCCAACCCCGGGCTCGACGTCTGCGACATCCGGCGCCTGGCCAAGGCGGCGCACCGCGTCGGTGCGCTGGTCGCCGTCGACAACACGCTCGCCACGCCGCTCGGCCAGCGTCCGCTCGACCTCGGCGCGGACTTCTCGGTCGCCAGCGGCACCAAGGCGCTGACCGGCCACGGCGATGTCCTGCTGGGGTACGTCAGCACCCGTGACGCGGCGCTGGCCGACTCCGTCCGGCTGTGGCGCAAGACCGTGGGCGCCATTCCCGGTCCCATGGAGAGCTGGCTGGCGCACCGCTCGCTCGCCACCCTCGCCCTGCGGGTCCGCCAGCAGTCGGCCGGCGCGTCGGCACTCGCCGCGGCGCTGGCCGACCGCCCGGAGGTCACCGGCCTGCGCCACCCCGGCCTGCCGTCCGATCCGTCGCACGAGCTCGCCGCCCGGCAGATGCGTCCCGGCCACTTCGGCTCCGTGGTGTCCTTCGCCCTGCCGGACAAGGCCCGTGCCGAGCGGTTCCTGTCGGCGCTGACCCTGGTCGACGACGCGACGAGCTTCGGCGGCGTACGGTCCAGTGCCGAGCGGCGCGCCCGCTGGGGCGGGGACGCGGTGTCCGAGGGGTTCATCCGCTTCTCGGTGGGCGTGGAGGAGCCGGCGGACCTGGTCGCGGATGTCCTCCGCGCGCTGGATCTGGCCGCGGACGACACCGCGGCGAACTGA
- a CDS encoding LysR family transcriptional regulator: MDLALLRTFVTVHRAGSFTRAAALLGLSQPAVTSQIRALERQLGRPLFLRYARGVTPTTIGDELAHKVAPHLDALTEITEAGLDRDSVTRTLHLAGPPEFLAERALPALTPLIAQGLSLRSAFGSADELLSGLAAGHHDLTVTTTRPRGGLLTATPLCDEEHVLIAAPHWADGVGGPAALQAGGVRLLDPVPLVEVHESLPLITRYWSTVFDAKPAASAAVIAADLRAVLACVTAGAGLAVLPRYLCTAALDRGEVVALLDPPVPPLRTYFLAVRTGTLGLPHIARAHEWLLRSAVDW, from the coding sequence ATGGATCTGGCTCTGCTGCGCACCTTCGTCACGGTGCACCGAGCCGGCTCCTTCACCCGCGCCGCGGCCCTGCTCGGCCTCTCCCAGCCGGCGGTGACCAGCCAAATACGGGCGCTGGAGCGCCAGTTGGGCCGGCCGCTCTTCCTCCGCTACGCCCGTGGTGTCACCCCCACCACCATCGGCGACGAGCTCGCCCACAAGGTCGCCCCGCATCTGGACGCGCTGACCGAGATCACCGAGGCCGGTCTGGACCGGGATTCGGTCACCCGCACCCTTCATCTCGCCGGGCCACCGGAGTTCCTCGCCGAGCGGGCACTTCCCGCGCTGACCCCGCTGATCGCCCAGGGCCTCTCCCTACGCAGCGCCTTCGGCTCGGCCGACGAGCTGCTGAGCGGCCTGGCCGCCGGCCACCACGATCTGACCGTCACGACCACCCGGCCGCGCGGAGGGCTGCTCACCGCCACCCCGCTGTGCGACGAGGAGCACGTCCTGATCGCCGCGCCGCACTGGGCGGACGGGGTGGGCGGACCGGCCGCACTGCAGGCCGGGGGCGTCCGCCTGCTCGACCCGGTGCCGCTCGTGGAGGTCCATGAGAGCCTCCCGCTGATCACCCGCTACTGGTCCACGGTCTTCGACGCCAAGCCCGCCGCCTCCGCCGCCGTGATCGCGGCCGATCTCCGCGCGGTGCTGGCCTGCGTCACGGCCGGCGCCGGCCTCGCCGTCCTGCCCCGCTACCTGTGCACCGCGGCCCTGGACCGCGGGGAGGTCGTCGCCCTGCTCGACCCGCCGGTACCCCCGCTGCGCACGTACTTCCTCGCCGTGCGGACCGGGACGCTCGGCCTGCCGCACATCGCGCGGGCGCACGAGTGGCTGCTGCGCTCCGCCGTCGACTGGTGA
- a CDS encoding NUDIX domain-containing protein: protein MTVRPVVKRTARAILLDGDDLVLIKRTKPGRAPYWITPGGGVEAEDATVIDALHRELDEELGAKIKDVVPVFVDTVEHFSDGGVDGVKVQHFFVCRLDSMDLSRRHGPEVEEPCGEYEIVRVPFTRVGIASVEVVPLSLRHYLDGNIEGVRAMHAPDLG, encoded by the coding sequence ATGACCGTACGGCCAGTCGTCAAACGCACCGCCCGCGCAATCCTGCTCGACGGCGATGATCTCGTTCTGATCAAGCGCACCAAGCCGGGCCGGGCCCCGTACTGGATCACCCCCGGCGGCGGGGTCGAGGCCGAGGACGCCACGGTCATCGACGCCCTCCACCGTGAACTGGACGAAGAACTCGGCGCGAAGATCAAGGACGTGGTGCCGGTCTTCGTCGACACCGTCGAGCACTTCAGCGACGGTGGGGTGGACGGCGTGAAGGTGCAGCACTTCTTCGTCTGCCGGCTCGACTCGATGGACCTCTCACGCCGGCACGGCCCCGAGGTCGAGGAGCCGTGCGGGGAGTACGAGATCGTGCGGGTGCCGTTCACCCGCGTCGGCATCGCCTCCGTCGAGGTCGTTCCGCTCTCCCTGCGGCACTACCTGGACGGCAACATCGAGGGCGTACGCGCGATGCACGCCCCCGACCTGGGCTGA
- a CDS encoding pyridoxamine 5'-phosphate oxidase family protein — MPRQERPGSDGEHLVQQRLGTTERADRFYGDQVLDHLNARMQEFLGRQEMFFLATADRHGECDSTFRAGPPGFIRVLGDRTLAYPEYRGNGVMASVGNISENPRLGMLVIDFTRDRIGLHINGRARVVLDDEMRAAHPGLPVDPIPGRRAQLWVTVDVEEAYIHCAKHIPHLQKVPVQQRGARAWGTDDVKRKGGDFFGAAAEAAERAPFRRAERKDEHLRGGLHEDTDAVTPQGALAESEVRQVNGAGHRFADRNDFVEELNAEFLDRVERVLARAQPRRAAEDETEFLGWFGRRDG; from the coding sequence ATGCCCCGGCAGGAGCGCCCAGGCAGCGACGGCGAACACCTGGTCCAGCAGCGACTCGGCACGACCGAGCGCGCGGACCGTTTCTACGGGGACCAGGTGCTCGATCATCTCAACGCCCGTATGCAGGAGTTCCTGGGGCGGCAGGAGATGTTCTTCCTGGCCACCGCCGACCGGCACGGGGAGTGCGACTCGACGTTCCGGGCCGGCCCGCCCGGCTTCATCCGGGTGCTCGGCGACCGGACGCTGGCCTACCCGGAATACCGTGGCAACGGTGTCATGGCGTCCGTCGGCAACATCTCGGAGAACCCGCGCCTGGGCATGCTGGTGATCGACTTCACCCGCGACCGCATCGGGCTGCACATCAACGGCCGGGCGCGGGTCGTCCTGGACGACGAGATGCGCGCGGCGCACCCCGGCCTCCCGGTCGACCCGATTCCCGGGCGCCGCGCCCAGCTGTGGGTCACGGTCGACGTCGAGGAGGCGTACATCCACTGCGCCAAGCACATTCCGCATCTGCAGAAGGTGCCGGTGCAGCAGCGCGGGGCGCGGGCCTGGGGCACGGACGACGTCAAGCGCAAGGGCGGGGACTTCTTCGGCGCGGCGGCCGAGGCGGCCGAGCGGGCGCCGTTCCGGCGGGCCGAGCGCAAGGACGAGCACCTGCGGGGCGGACTGCACGAGGACACCGACGCCGTGACGCCCCAGGGTGCGCTCGCGGAGTCCGAGGTGCGGCAGGTGAACGGTGCCGGCCACCGTTTCGCGGACCGGAACGACTTCGTGGAGGAGCTGAACGCGGAGTTCCTCGACCGGGTGGAGCGGGTGTTGGCGCGGGCCCAGCCGCGCCGGGCCGCGGAGGACGAGACCGAGTTCCTGGGGTGGTTCGGCCGCCGCGACGGCTGA